One Bacteroidota bacterium genomic window carries:
- a CDS encoding SPOR domain-containing protein, whose product MEDLIIALLKENGRIIVPDFGAFIVKTRSPFKVIFNEFLQYNDGVLVGAMAEKYKLEPTIAAKKVSDFVKHLNASIDKGEAFPFPVIGFLAKSSSGKIYLSDSLTEDDHSKKPEPSSIMELETNEIQAQPTIETKQTPEPKPETQPAKPDSGKSSFTEPVKPVVIKNPEPIPQKNVYYEEGKKNSWVKLMLWAVVLIVVNGSIIGYFLFNEQISSLFSKKNPEPETIQTTVEFTDSSEVAEEIITGIVNDSTPVIGEPTQTPTSEKTIIGTKYYVVAGVFREEANADKLVEDLMKKGYKAEKFGRIGNSHAVCYDVFASRAEADQFAKKVRAKEGSETWVRAVE is encoded by the coding sequence ATGGAAGACCTGATTATTGCATTGTTAAAGGAAAACGGACGAATAATAGTTCCTGATTTCGGTGCTTTTATAGTAAAAACCAGATCGCCTTTTAAGGTAATTTTTAACGAATTTCTTCAATACAACGATGGGGTTCTGGTAGGTGCCATGGCTGAGAAATATAAATTAGAGCCTACTATCGCAGCCAAAAAGGTCAGTGATTTTGTGAAGCATCTTAATGCAAGTATTGATAAGGGCGAGGCCTTTCCATTTCCTGTTATTGGATTCCTGGCAAAAAGCAGCTCGGGAAAAATCTATCTCAGCGATTCTCTAACAGAGGATGATCACTCAAAAAAGCCAGAACCTTCTTCGATTATGGAGTTGGAAACAAATGAAATTCAGGCCCAACCCACCATTGAAACAAAACAAACACCGGAACCAAAACCCGAAACCCAACCTGCAAAACCCGATTCGGGCAAATCAAGTTTTACAGAGCCGGTAAAACCTGTTGTTATAAAAAACCCTGAACCCATCCCACAAAAAAATGTGTATTACGAAGAGGGCAAAAAGAATTCATGGGTTAAACTGATGCTTTGGGCGGTAGTATTAATAGTGGTAAATGGCAGCATCATCGGATATTTTCTTTTCAATGAGCAGATTAGTTCACTTTTTAGCAAGAAGAATCCAGAACCTGAAACTATCCAAACTACAGTAGAATTCACTGATTCATCAGAAGTTGCTGAAGAGATTATCACTGGCATTGTCAATGACTCAACTCCTGTAATCGGGGAACCAACACAAACACCTACGTCTGAGAAAACCATCATTGGTACCAAATACTATGTAGTAGCAGGAGTTTTCAGAGAAGAAGCCAATGCCGATAAACTGGTCGAAGACCTTATGAAAAAAGGTTATAAAGCTGAGAAATTTGGACGCATAGGCAATTCACATGCTGTATGCTACGATGTATTTGCATCGCGCGCAGAGGCTGACCAGTTTGCCAAAAAAGTGCGGGCCAAGGAAGGCTCCGAGACCTGGGTCAGAGCAGTTGAATAA